The window AGCAGAATTAGCAATTACCACTTCATGAGGTGGATCTACTGGTTTACGAACACCTTGTCCCCTTTGTCCAGTCCGACGTTCTTCACCTAACCATTTTTTGACAACACTAATAGCGGCTTGTTTCCAAGGAAGAGAACTTGACCAAGGGTTTTCGTTAGTATTAATTAGAGCTATGCCACCATCATCAGCAAGTAGCTCATAAAGTTTCTCTAATACTAATTCTCGCTCCATCCAATGAAAAGCTCTACCGATGGTAACTAAATTAAATATTCCTAAACTAGAGTCAATAAGTTCTGCACCTTTTTCTATCCAAGTAATATTATTAGCTCCCTCTGCTGCTGCTTGACGTTGCGCTTCTTGCAACATTTCTGAAGAAGGATCTATCGCAATTACTTCGGCAAATTGAGTCCGCAAAGGAATAGAAATTAATCCTGGGCCACAGCCTAAATCTAAAAGTCTGCCTTGACCGTTAAGCTTAAATATTTCTGTTAATTTAGCAAATAACTCAGGTGGATATTTAGTTCTGTACTGAGCGTAACCTTCCGCAGCACCTTCAAATAAGGTTGGGTCATAATTAGGAAGGGTTTTTAATGCTTGTACCATTATAAAATTTCCTTTCAAGTTAGGAAAATAGGATGGACATTTAATTATGCCCACCCTAGAGTTAACGAGTAGACAACTGTATTGAAGTGTGAAGTC is drawn from Aulosira sp. FACHB-615 and contains these coding sequences:
- a CDS encoding class I SAM-dependent methyltransferase produces the protein MVQALKTLPNYDPTLFEGAAEGYAQYRTKYPPELFAKLTEIFKLNGQGRLLDLGCGPGLISIPLRTQFAEVIAIDPSSEMLQEAQRQAAAEGANNITWIEKGAELIDSSLGIFNLVTIGRAFHWMERELVLEKLYELLADDGGIALINTNENPWSSSLPWKQAAISVVKKWLGEERRTGQRGQGVRKPVDPPHEVVIANSAFARQEVFEVPFQKTWTVSSYLGYLYTTAFALKIFFGDNAPAFEADLQETLLAVEPSGEFTEEITANIHVVWKH